A stretch of Parachlamydia sp. AcF125 DNA encodes these proteins:
- a CDS encoding SH3 domain-containing C40 family peptidase translates to MTSLFLAFLPLFYYINSPVIEMREQPNQESEIVSQAYFAEGIKVLEEAHDWIKIETTVDHYKGWIKKGSLCQRQDSFLSNSSTTFAKVNRCAAHLYSVQDTVYGPILTLPFESKLEVLEPKEESNSRWIKVSLVDGREGYIQRGDVAVNPTFVGREQMCNLSLQFLGLPYTWGGRSSFGYDCSGFVQMLYRQMGIYLPRDTKDQINWKGLTAISVEELSPGDLIFFGLAEDKIRHVGLYLGNNQFIHATVAENLPYIRISKLSDPEWNGSGRFIYRAARKLKVMSED, encoded by the coding sequence ATGACAAGTTTATTTCTTGCTTTCTTGCCTTTATTTTATTACATCAACTCGCCCGTGATTGAAATGCGAGAACAACCAAACCAAGAGTCAGAAATCGTTTCTCAGGCGTACTTTGCTGAAGGAATTAAGGTTCTTGAAGAGGCGCACGACTGGATAAAAATTGAAACCACCGTGGATCATTATAAAGGGTGGATCAAAAAAGGCTCGCTTTGCCAAAGGCAAGATTCTTTCCTATCAAATTCCTCCACAACGTTTGCAAAGGTCAATCGATGTGCAGCCCATCTTTATAGCGTACAAGACACTGTCTATGGGCCCATCTTAACGTTGCCTTTTGAAAGCAAGCTAGAAGTTTTAGAGCCTAAAGAAGAATCCAATAGCCGTTGGATCAAAGTCTCCTTAGTCGATGGGCGTGAAGGGTATATTCAACGAGGGGATGTGGCGGTTAATCCAACTTTCGTAGGTCGTGAGCAAATGTGCAACTTAAGTTTGCAGTTTTTAGGCTTACCTTATACTTGGGGAGGCCGCTCTAGCTTTGGATATGATTGCTCTGGTTTTGTGCAAATGTTATATCGCCAAATGGGAATCTATCTGCCACGCGATACAAAAGATCAAATTAATTGGAAAGGCCTTACAGCTATTTCAGTAGAGGAGCTGTCGCCAGGAGATTTGATATTCTTTGGTTTAGCAGAGGATAAAATCCGCCACGTAGGCCTGTATCTAGGTAATAATCAATTTATCCATGCGACTGTCGCTGAAAATTTACCTTACATTCGTATCAGTAAACTATCAGATCCTGAATGGAACGGTTCGGGTAGG